A region of Plasmodium falciparum 3D7 genome assembly, chromosome: 12 DNA encodes the following proteins:
- a CDS encoding haloacid dehalogenase-like hydrolase, putative codes for MLKHKYNDSCVQELFYKNNIKLIAIDIDGTLADDTGKISDENLKAIEVCKKGGIEIILASGRLHSYAMKMFTNEQIEKYKIEKLDGVYSHGAYIHMKGYDYVYRKFSYKDLELILFSLGSYNILRNAVFLTVDSAYVINDDIKLIEEYIYTPESEGIISDIEYVKIIDTNYKPILINKIKDIFNIGDIVSIEIYDKLYPNQDIYSDLFKVLFYELQPHYKIYIPSSNNKIVLSPINTAKVHTTQLYAQFYRINLNNILSIGNDDNDIELLSSTGFSVAVKNSTPRALQVARCVSTKTNNENAVANIIYRVLSGRRS; via the coding sequence ATGTTAAAACACAAATATAACGATTCATGTGTACAGgagttattttataaaaataatataaagttAATAGCTATAGATATAGATGGAACTTTGGCCGATGATACAGGGAAAATAAGTGATGAGAATTTAAAAGCTATTGAGGTTTGTAAAAAAGGTGGGATAGAAATTATTTTAGCTAGTGGAAGATTACATTCTTATGCAATGAAAATGTTTACAAATGAAcaaattgaaaaatataaaatagaaaaattagATGGTGTATATTCCCATGGTGcttatattcatatgaaaGGTTATGATTATGTTTACAGGAAATTTTCTTATAAAGATTtagaattaattttattttctttaggttcatataatatattaagaaatgCTGTATTTTTAACAGTTGATTCAGCATATGtaataaatgatgatattaaattaattgaagaatatatttatactccAGAAAGTGAAGGTATTATATCTGATATCGAATATGTTAAAATTATTGATACTAATTATAAACCTAtacttattaataaaattaaagataTTTTCAATATAGGAGATATTGTATCCATAGAAATTTATGATAAATTATATCCAAATCAAGATATATATAGTGATTTATTCAAAGTACTTTTTTATGAATTACAACcacattataaaatatatataccatcatcaaataataaaattgtcTTATCACCAATAAACACAGCAAAAGTACATACAACACAATTATATGCACAATTTTATcgtataaatttaaataatatactatCCATAggtaatgatgataatgatatagAACTCTTATCATCAACAGGATTCTCCGTGGCAGTAAAAAATTCAACACCTCGTGCTCTTCAGGTTGCTCGGTGTGTAAGTACCAAAACTAACAACGAAAATGCTGTcgcaaatattatatacagaGTTTTATCTGGAAGGCGCtcttaa
- a CDS encoding haloacid dehalogenase-like hydrolase, putative, whose protein sequence is MASSNDVHSDVEKALKGANIKLLLIDFDGTLFVDKDIKVPDVNIEAIKEAIEKGYMVSICTGRSKVGILSAFGEENLKKMNFYGMPGVYINGTIVYDQIGYTLLDETIETDVYAEFINYLVEKNLVNQTIFHRGESNYVTEDNKYADFLQKMYSENRSIIIRHNEILKYRTMNKLMIVLDPSESKQVIGDLKKKFASKLTIFTTYNGHAEVTKLGHDKYTGINYLLKHYNISNDQVLVIGDAENDIAMLSNFKYSFAVANATDSAKAHAKCVLPLAHKDGAVAYLLKKVFDLKKK, encoded by the coding sequence ATGGCTTCTAGTAACGATGTACATTCTGATGTGGAAAAGGCCTTAAAAGGTGCAAACATTAAGTTATTATTAATTGATTTTGATGGTACATTATTTGTTGATAAGGATATAAAGGTGCCCGATGTAAATATTGAAGCCATAAAAGAAGCTATTGAAAAAGGTTATATGGTTAGTATATGTACAGGAAGATCAAAGGTAGGTATATTAAGTGCTTTTGGCGAagagaatttaaaaaaaatgaatttttatGGAATGCCAggtgtatatattaatggtACCATAGTATATGATCAGATAGGATATACTTTATTAGATGAGACAATAGAAACAGATGTATATGctgaatttattaattatctTGTAGAAAAGAATTTAGTTAATCAAACTATATTTCATAGAGGTGAATCGAATTATGTAActgaagataataaatatgctgactttttacaaaaaatgtATAGTGAAAATAGAAGTATTATAATAAGacataatgaaatattaaaatatagaaCTATGAATAAACTTATGATTGTTTTAGATCCTTCAGAATCTAAACAAGTTATTggagatttaaaaaaaaaatttgcaAGCAAATTGACCATATTTACAACATATAATGGACATGCAGAAGTTACCAAATTAGGACATGATAAATATACAGGAATCAATTATCTTCTaaaacattataatatatcgaATGATCAAGTTCTAGTTATAGGGGATGCTGAAAATGATATAGCCATGTTatcaaattttaaatattcatttgCTGTAGCCAATGCAACAGATTCTGCAAAGGCACATGCAAAATGTGTCCTCCCATTGGCACATAAAGATGGAGCTGTCGCAtacttattaaaaaaagtatttgacttgaaaaaaaaataa
- a CDS encoding heptatricopeptide repeat and RAP domain-containing protein, putative has translation MFQKKASSVCFFSKYHNNKYGYHIFFSSNFSIYKKALIQYSSINNHNNYNNNNNNNNNNYNNNTRYRKIIVIPFNDKDVKLEYKKIPFDKNDLDKKSKKELLNIYKHIRKKEELNKLPQDFLDNLFECTKKYVGCLLPYEFVSIYKTLKIIKRNNKELNLLLHQQIKRIYQNFDITSISKLFQLYNFSKSRPTVLIKNLSQTFLNNINNENVKPWNIRELISIFSYLKIYDEKLIDEIYKKCIPIFSKYILNYQPKDVTIIFYCLVKMNKHNTTLSNVVTKHVILNIDSYEFHQTAIVLNTFVKLGLKNNKLCKVICDKIKVKLQPQKFTNLTNNVMTREHGNNTYMYRSEEKKKKLNLYNVENVNEDTNNRSLLNENNKEEDELNTFDELGRDNNKIVEMVHIDKKNVKEIVKVEETNIENKKSIRKKKLIGNQILEPKDVSVILNSLIRLEYYDNQLFHCLTPYIINNVSKFSAQSLSNIIHSFSQIQINNEILLDNIVKECIKKIHKFKNIEMSNLANSLVRLNRKDKILFTYIIDEFLYRATIGSKFLNYQFDVLSLQQLAYSFSKVGLKDDKIYTVLYRMLIKKINERNKIVRRNNKIMNSNLIETESNKNGVANKICIKRKKKNEKEEKEEKEEKKEDKINEKDIIEKEGISISNKNELYKHNNNNNNCNDNFDFFSLCTFINSYGKVNVGNKNLHHFISYIIRKKKKNNEVLTNESLSFMIYGLLKLNLKDKKIYQILLKDCIEKVDTLKPFQMVLLLYSLSKLKIYSYKFVKKCLQMLSIHINNLNLSDLSLVCYSLSNFLYRDVIFLYKVNKIILINNYEFNPKIISQLFNSYTKLCYYHEPFYDFIFKKIIMFIHQFDEKELSNLVFSFMYYFHMKKLHYDNIKSADPHNKNKQHVGSVPVDSGENKIGKNKCNHMNDSVNKDTKYIIMMENNNKRKGNDNKMDDSGDINDKYNTYSDNTYSDNTYSDNTYSDNTYRDNTYSDNTYRDNTYRDNTYRDNTYSDNTYRDNTYSDNTYRDNTYSDNTYRDNTYSDNTHNYNNNYINEHVHHRIDQPHDKFKDIEHSSTKTQDNNPYNNSTCRNKNNISLGREEFYKNELNIFFNLIYILNEKYRTKISLISIYQLQVVDLYLRSFFLNYFYFPVYLKTFFFKCRNVKLHIQDYLILSSKTHRNISRFLNIVGIRHRSEVLFGPYQLDIVIDFIEMKNGDNNYLNILKHENNNKDDQRICNNLSNNNSNDYTIIYKSKRLEKEKIINEQDRKHKVIETVLNKNIVIEVDGISHFYKESFSRTINSVIKDYILKKLGWNVIHIPYQEWNQCFTFKKKVLYAIEVLKNILEITKQDISLHDFINIINANYNNKKKKYYDTPLISNISQMKDSHNENNNNNNIQLTENKMLIYSKDKTEQISTEPTSNNRKDNYNNDLPKFYVVSEENIFLNQIKNKNTRQQNLMKKMREDSKLKYDYNIFCKKANEAKKINHISDDLMSDYDNQEDYMGK, from the coding sequence atgTTTCAAAAAAAAGCTTCTTCAGTTTGTTTTTTTAGTAAGTATCATAACAATAAATATggatatcatatatttttttcatccaaCTTttcaatttataaaaaagcgTTGATACAATATTCTTCCATAAATAATCAcaacaattataataataataataataataataataataattataataataatacaaggTATAGAAAAATCATTGTTATTCCTTTTAATGATAAGGATGTCAAattagaatataaaaaaattccaTTCGATAAAAACGATTTAGACAAGAAAAGTAAAAAGGagttattaaatatttataaacatattcgaaaaaaagaagaattaaataaattaccACAAGATTTTTTAGATAATTTATTTGAATgcacaaaaaaatatgttgGTTGTCTTTTACCATATGAATTTGTAAgtatttataaaacattaaaaattataaaaagaaataataaagaattaaatttattattacatcaACAAATCAAAagaatatatcaaaattttGATATTACAAGTATCAGTAAATTAtttcaattatataattttagtaAATCAAGACCAACTGTtctaattaaaaatttatctcaaacatttttaaataatataaataatgaaaatgtaaaACCTTGGAATATTAGAGAATTAATATCGATATTTTCTTatcttaaaatatatgatgaaaaacttattgatgaaatatataaaaaatgcattcctattttttcaaaatatattttgaattatCAACCAAAAGATGTTACCATCATCTTTTATTGTTTagtaaaaatgaacaaacaTAATACCACTCTATCTAATGTGGTAACAAAACATGTGATTTTGAATATTGATTCTTATGAATTTCACCAGACAGCTATTGTTTTAAATACCTTTGTAAAACTAGgtcttaaaaataataagctCTGTAAAGTAATATGTGATAAAATTAAAGTAAAGTTACAGCCGCAAAAATTCACAAATTTAACAAATAATGTTATGACAAGGGAACATggaaataatacatatatgtaccggagtgaagaaaaaaaaaaaaaacttaatCTTTACAATGTTGAAAATGTAAATGAGGATACAAATAATCGCTCTTTACttaatgaaaataacaaAGAAGAAGATGAATTAAATACGTTTGATGAACTAGGTAGAGACAATAACAAAATTGTTGAAATGGTTCATATTGATAAAAAGAATGTAAAAGAAATTGTCAAGGTTGAAGAAACCAATAttgaaaataagaaaagtattagaaagaagaaattaataGGAAACCAAATATTAGAACCAAAGGATGTTTCTGTAATACTAAATTCATTAATAAGATTagaatattatgataatcaATTATTTCATTGTTTAActccatatataataaataatgtgTCCAAATTTTCTGCACAATCATTGAGCAATATTATTCATTCCTTTTCTCaaattcaaataaataaCGAAATATTATTAGACAACATTGTTAAGGAGTGTATTAAAAAGAtacataaatttaaaaatatcgaAATGAGTAATTTGGCTAACTCCCTTGTACGTTTAAATAGAAAAGATAAAATCTTATTTACCTATATTATTGATGAATTTTTATATCGTGCAACAATTGGTTccaaatttttaaattaccAATTTGATGTATTATCCCTACAACAATTAGCTTATTCATTTAGTAAGGTCGGTTTGAAGGAtgacaaaatatatacagtACTTTATAGgatgttaataaaaaaaataaatgaaaggAATAAAATAGTTAGaaggaataataaaataatgaacaGCAACTTGATAGAAACGGAGAGTAACAAAAATGGAGTTGCTAATAAAATTtgtataaaaagaaaaaaaaaaaatgaaaaagaagaaaaagaagaaaaagaagaaaaaaaagaagataaaataaatgaaaaggatATTATTGAAAAGGAAGGAATATCAAttagtaataaaaatgaattgtacaaacataataataataataataattgtaatgataattttgattttttttccttGTGTACATTTATTAATTCGTATGGAAAAGTCAATGTcggaaataaaaatttgcATCATTTTATTagttatattattagaaagaaaaagaaaaacaacgAAGTCTTAACAAACGAATCATTAAGTTTTATGATATAtggtttattaaaattaaatttgaaagataaaaaaatatatcagaTATTATTAAAGGATTGTATAGAAAAAGTGGATACATTAAAACCATTTCAAATggtactattattatattcgttaagtaaattaaaaatatattcctaTAAATTTGTTAAGAAATGTTTACAAATGTTaagtatacatattaataatttgaatTTATCTGATTTGTCATTAGTATGTTATTCTTTATCAAACTTTTTATATAGAGatgtcatatttttatataaagtaaataaaataattcttataaataattatgaattcAATCCAAAGATTATATCTCAACTTTTTAATTCTTATACCAAATTATGTTATTATCACGAGCCtttttatgattttatatttaagaaaattataatgtttATACATCAATTTGATGAAAAGGAATTAAGCAATTTGGTTTTTTCctttatgtattatttccATATGAAAAAACTTCATTACGACAATATCAAAAGTGCTGATCCACACAACAAAAATAAACAGCACGTTGGATCTGTTCCAGTGGATAGTggtgaaaataaaattgggAAGAATAAGTGTAATCATATGAATGATAGTGTTAATAAggatacaaaatatataataatgatggaaaataataataaaaggaaaggaaatgataataaaatggaTGATAGTGGtgatattaatgataaatataatacatatagtgataatacatatagtgataatacatatagtgataatacatatagtgataatacatatagagataatacatatagtgataatacatatagagataatacatatagagataatacatatagagataatacatatagtgataatacatatagagataatacatatagtgataatacatatagagataatacatatagtgataatacatatagagataatacatatagtgataatacacataattataataataattatattaatgaacATGTTCATCATCGTATCGATCAACCCCATGACAAATTTAAAGACATAGAACACAGCTCAACCAAGACACAAGATAATAATCCGTATAATAATTCTACAtgtagaaataaaaataatattagctTAGGTAGGgaagaattttataaaaacgaattaaacatattttttaatttaatatatatattaaatgaaaagtaTAGAACGAAGATATCACTAATAAGTATATATCAATTACAAGTCGTAGATTTATATTTAAgatcattttttttgaattatttttattttcctgtttatttaaaaacattttttttcaaatgtaGAAATGTTAAGTTACATATCCAAGATTATCTAATTTTATCTTCCAAAACACATCGAAATATTTCTCGATTTCTTAATATTGTCGGCATAAGACATAGAAGTGAAGTGTTGTTTGGTCCTTACCAATTGGATATAGTAATAGATTTTatagaaatgaaaaatggagataataattatttaaatattttaaaacacgaaaacaataataaagatgatcaaagaatatgtaataatttatctaataataattcaaatgattatactattatttataaatcgAAAAggttagaaaaagaaaaaattataaacgAACAAGATAGAAAACATAAAGTAATTGAAAcagttttaaataaaaatattgttataGAAGTTGATGGTATatctcatttttataaagaaaGTTTTAGTCGGACAATTAATTCTGTTATTAaagattatattttaaaaaaacttGGTTGGAACGTTATACATATACCTTATCAAGAATGGAATCAATGTtttacttttaaaaaaaaagtattatatGCAATCgaagttttaaaaaatattttagaaaTAACGAAGCAGGATATATCTCTCCACGattttataaacataataaatgcaaattataataacaaaaaaaaaaaatattatgatacaCCTTTAATATCAAACATTTCTCAAATGAAAGATTCCCacaatgaaaataataataataataatattcaactTACAGAAAATAAAATGCTAATATATTCCAAAGATAAAACTGAACAAATATCAACTGAACCAACCTCAAATAATAGGaaggataattataataacgaTTTACCTAAATTTTATGTTGTGAGTGAAGAGAATATTTTCCtgaatcaaataaaaaataagaacacACGTCAACAAAATcttatgaagaaaatgagaGAAGActcaaaattaaaatatgattataacatattttgTAAGAAAGCAAATGAAGCTAAAAAGATTAATCATATCTCCGATGATTTGATGAGCGATTATGACAACCAAGAGGACTATATGGGTAAGTAA
- a CDS encoding proliferating cell nuclear antigen 2, which produces MFECRIDGQFFKKLFETLKDICTEVNLECDENGIKMQSMDCSHVSLVDLNIVSDFFQHYRCDKNCVLGISINFMLKILSVIKEKSTVFLFKEDNENDAVLNIGIIDEEEQSSADDSLEIQVKLINAQKEHLEIPQSEYHCQCTMKSKKFQEFTKYLNSIGDNVSISMKKDAMILSTTGSDIKVTKQFTNDMTDISITCTKSVSQEFATRYLVMFSRASSLSDEVLISLSPHIPISIKFNFKQQLTDLQDPSHLTFFLAPKIGDY; this is translated from the exons ATGTTTGAATGCAGAATAGATGgtcaattttttaaaaaattatttgaaacgttaaaagatatatgtaCAGAAGTAAATCTAGAATGTGATGAAAATGGAATCAAGATGCAATCTATGGATTGTAGTCATGTTTCACTGGTTGATTTGAATATCGTATCTGATTTTTTCCAACATTATag gtGTGATAAAAATTGCGTTTTAGGTATAAGCATTAATTTTATGCTAAAAATATTATCGGTGATAAAAGAAAAGTCGAccgtttttttatttaaagaagataatgaaaatgatgcAGTTTTAAATATTGGAATTATTGATGAAGAAGAACAATCAAGTGCTGACGATTCTTTAGAAATACAagtaaaattaattaatgcTCAAAAGGAACATTTAGAAATACCACAATCTGAATATCATTGTCAATGTACTATGAAATCTAAAAAGTTTCAagaatttacaaaatatcTTAATTCAATAGGTGATAATGTCTCTATATCTATGAAAAAAGATGCTATGATTTTAAGCACTACGGGATCAGATATTAAAGTTACAAAACAATTTACTAATGATATGACAGATATTTCTATTACTTGTACGAAATCTGTTTCTCAAGAATTTGCTACAAGATATCTAGTCATGTTCTCAAGAGCTTCATCATTATCAGATGAAGTATTAATATCGTTATCTCCTCATATACCTATATCTAtcaaatttaattttaaacaaCAATTAACTGACCTACAAGATCCATCTCATTTGACTTTTTTCCTTGCACCAAAAATAGGAGACTACTAA
- a CDS encoding ataxin-3, putative — protein sequence MSKKYVYWEKQGNDRMCGLHCINSILQGPYYSEDVLASIGKELDEKENEFLRSSSNDLVRNNSFNVLDDGFINISVIIESLRRMNILLKHVYEEDLIKIISSNHQDIGYICNLQEHWFSIRKIHNTWYVLDSLKSSPLYIKDMNLKFYFNDVIKKYHIFSVQNINPYVSLPKPDINFIPKNINQFYIPTNEISEISGVSDNFLLEDRYNLNKSENYSAFNQINNTPNFRWPENGGRRLNDDINTTNMNNVDDDDDLKIALKLSMEEYIKNMVPPLEETSDENCINVMVKLPNKKIHKRFSFTKTLSDLFYWIEYESAQGQDITSSLLFKNNYYLYQLYPRRKFCKYQNGSIELHTGGKTEMVHDKCLKDLNFEKEETFMIS from the exons atgagCAAGAAATATGTATACTGGGAAAAACAAGGTAATGATCGTATGTGTGGATTGCATTGTATAAATAGTATCCTtcaa gGCCCATATTACAGTGAAGATGTATTGGCTAGTATTGGAAAAGAATTAGATGagaaagaaaatgaatttttACGAAGTTCATCTAACGATTTAGTAagaaataattcttttaatgtATTGGATGATgggtttataaatatatctgtAATAATTGAAAGTTTAAGaagaatgaatatattattaaaacatgTTTATGAAGAagatttaattaaaataatatctaGTAATCATCAAGATATTGgttatatttgtaatttaCAAGAACATTGGTTTAGTATACGTAAAATTCATAATACTTGGTATGTATTAGACAGTTTAAAAAGTTCtcctttatatattaaagatatgaatttaaaattttattttaatgatgttattaaaaaatatcatatattctctgttcaaaatataaatcctTATGTATCTTTACCCAAACCAGATATCAATTTTATAcctaaaaatattaatcaaTTTTATATCCCAACAAATGAAATATCTGAAATTTCAGGAGTATCAGATAACTTTTTATTAGAAGATAGATATAACCTGAACAAGTCAGAAAATTATTCAGCATTCAACCAAATAAATAACACACCAAATTTTCGTTGGCCAGAAAATGGAGGTAGGAGATTAAATGATGACATAAATACaacaaatatgaataatgtaGACGACGATGATGATTTAAAAATTGCATTAAAATTGTCCATGGAGGAATATATTAAG AATATGGTTCCACCGCTTGAAGAAACATCGGATGAAAATTGTATAAATGTGATGGTTAAATTACCGAATAAAAAAATCCACAAAAGGTTTAGTTTTACCAAAACTTTATCG GACTTATTTTATTGGATTGAATATGAGTCTGCTCAGGGCCAAGATATTACTTCATCtttactttttaaaaataattattacctTTATCAATTATACCCAAGAAGAAAATTCTGTAAGTATCAAAATGGTTCTATCGAATTACATACCGGAGGCAAg ACCGAAATGGTTCATGATAAATGCCTGAAAGATTTGAACTTTGAAAAAGAGGAAACATTTATGATTTCGTAA